The DNA sequence GGACAAGCGGTGGGCTACCCTAAACCTCCCACAACTAAGAAGAAGGTAGGTTGATAGCTATAGTTGAGGTCAACAAACCAATGTCACGAGAACTGTTGTCCTATATCACCATTTGAAAGGCCTCTGTTCTCTGCTGAATTAGTActgtaattgtattttttccatttgtttcttCGAATGCAATGTGAAACAGTAAAATCCAATGTCTAAAAATGGAAATGCTGATAACTATGATCTTTATTTATGTTCTGTTCAGTTGAGGTTTTGAACTGACTCCCTACTGAGGCCAGTGTTGTGATCTGCAGGTGCTGAATTGGTCCGACTGCTGTCTTCCTCTGGCCTGTAGTCCAGGACGGCCCTTCAGAGCCGTGGCCCAGGCCAGTGTGGAGAACTTCAGCCGCCTTGGAGTGGCTTTTATAGAGAACCGTTTACAGCTGGATAAAGGACTGATGCCCTCGAAGATAGTCCGTACGTTTACTCTGTTTTCAACAAGTGAATCAGATAAGACCTTGCTACTGGAAGACCTCTGGGGGCCAATGGTGTAAACTGGTAGTTAAATCCAACATTTGTCCAGCAAAGTAAAAATGGCGCACGGTTACTACTATTGGTGGGAAAAGTAGATTCATCCACTGCTATCGATATGTGGGATTTCAAGCTGCTTGTAAATGTTTGGTACATCAGCCCAGTGATGTTTAGTCTTTTCAAACTTCAAATATCAAATAGATTGCTCCCTTTCATCCATTTCATTGTGCTGTCAATCACTTCTGCTTGCTGTGAAGGTTATTTCATGGCATAAAGTTTCATAGTTGGGACTGAAATACATATGCATAAAGCCTGACAAGGAACCTGGCCTCTATCAAGATGCACAAGTGAAGACTAGTCATTATTATTTGGCTGATAAAGCCTGGTTGAACAGATGTTTTTAAGACTGACTTGCTCTCTGATCTCCTCCTTTCAGCTGTCCTCCTGCAGCAGTCCACTCTGAGCAGACTCCTGGAGAAGCTCCCTCTTCAGGTTCCGAAGATCACAGCAACATTTCCACAACTGACTGAAAAGGCAGTGTCCTGTCACACGCTGTCAGACCACCAGCTCCTTCAGCTCCCCACCGGCAGCCCCCTCTTCTCAGCGAAACACAGAAAGCAACTGGAGGAGCGACGGAGGTCCGATCCGGTCCAAAAGAGTCAGGATCAGGCACATGTCAGTGACTCAGAGGACCACTCGGTGGGAAGCCACCACCACACGGATGCTGATGGTCGACATCTGCATCTCTCCAGCTGCCACGAGTgtctggagctggagaacagCACCATCCTGTCAGTCAAGTATGCCTCTGCTGAGAACATTCCCGACCTCCCAAATGACGGATCAGAGCGGCTGGACAGTGAAGATGAGGCTCTGGATGATCTTGTGGATGACGCAGAAGTCACAAACTGTACTCAGAATAACAAAGTGCCCAATGTTCTGGTCTACACTGGAGGATGTCAGGAGCGTTTTGAGAGAGTCCAGCAAGTTCTTCGAGAGTGTATAAACATGGAGAACTATATCATCTATCCTCTCCTGCCCAAGCAAGTTCTGACTGACCCCTGGCTGGACAGCACTCGGCTGCTGGTGCTGGCCGAGGAAGAACCTCTGACCCCAAATTTTCAGACTCGGATCCTCACATATTTGAGCCAAGGTGGACGCGTTCTGGGGCTGGCGTCCTCCCTGTGTCCTGCAGGTCTGTCTTTGGAGCCGAGGGAGCGGCAGCGTGGCCAAGTGTGCAGACTGTCCTTCACCAGGGAGGACAACAGCCAGCTGGACATGAACGTGCTGGCCAGTGGAAGGGTCTACATCCGAGCCGCTCgggagggaggggaggtggAGCTGTGGGGAGAGCTGAGAGGAGCCAGCGCTCATCAGAGAGACATGGTCATAGTCCGGGTTACACATGGACCGGACGGAGGGGAGGCTGTGGTTTGTCAGGTAACATTACAGGGCTTTCATCGATCATCATCACTGGATAATATTTATGTCATCATTCATGACATCATGTCATAGATAATATGACAAGCCACTACTCTGCCGCCGCCTACGTCATGGCAAGATTATGACTGAAACAGAGAAGGTGTCTCATATAAACCTGACACGTGTTCATGTGTTGCAGGTCCATCTAGAAACCAACCCGGATGCTCTGACTTTAACAAAGGAAAGCTTCAATCAGCTGAAGGTTTctaaccatctacgatatgaaATCCTGAGAGAGATCCTCACCTCGCTGGGCCTCAGCTGTCACCAGAACCAGCCCCCTGAACCAAGCCCACTTCACGTGCTGGCCACCTCAACAGTAAGGAACATCAGTCTTAATGCTGCACACACGATATCAAATCCATCCAACAGAAGAGTTTATGAAACAAATACAGCCAAGATCAGCATAAAGACGACAAATAATGTTTTTGATTTAGCCTTGATTTTGTCCACTCTCTCTCATTCTGGTTCAATGGAGTCTCGCCTAGTGAGCAACCCAAACAGCAATAAGGCCACAATAAGTCCACAATGTCATTAAATTCTTTATAAATGTATGTCATCTATTCTAATACCATATGTTTGTTACATTGTAACTCATCTGATATCCAATTTTTCTCAACATGTTTGCCAGCCCAACCAGCCCATGAGAGAGAGTCATTTGTAATTGTTTATATAGTTTTTAACTTTtaatctatctgtctatctgtctgtctgtctgtctgtctgtctatctatctgtctgtctgtctgtctgtctgtctgtctgtctatctgtctgtctgtctgtctgtccatctatctatccatctatctatccgtctgtctttctgtctttctttctttcttcgaATATTAGGGTCCTTATGTTGTAGTTTTGACTAAACATGTTCGCTAGAGGGCGCCAGATCTCCCGTATCAGCTATAGTTGCCATCCGATGATCAAGCGAGCTCGATGACTCTGGCTTGTTCACGCATCTTCTATGATTGGCGTCCGCGTGTTTGGGTTATAAACCTCGTTTTGTGTCATTATTACGATaattacttttgttttatttattttgtcatggaTTACAAAGCTTTTAGTTGCTGCTGATTTGAAGTACTGTACTGGCGGAGGTGACAAGTTGTTAGTAGTTAAATTAACACCTTTTCATGAGCGAATGTTTGGTGTTCAGTTTCTTCAGAGGAGCATTGTCGATCAGTAGCACAGTTGTGGAGGTGATGAAAACCATCTGCACTTCCCTTTTGTTCCTGCTCTGTGTTGTAAAGCAGCGCTTCCTACTCTCATATGAAGAAATAAAGTCATTAGTGCTTTCTATTGACACCATCAGGAGGCTGTCGCTATTAGCTCTTTAAACAACATACTGTGCTAAGTGGTCAATAAGACAATGTGTCTTCAGACATTTTTTCTGCCTGCCATCTCTGATGTCATCCTTTTGTGTCTCTGCAGAAGCTCAAGTCCAACTTCCTGACGTGGCTGAAGACACATGCAGATCTGAGTGGTCTGCTGAAATTGCCAAAGGCTTCCCTCAGACTTACAACCCACTGTAAGCTTGAGAAAGACCCCTCGCTATCCGATGGCTCTCTGccactcttcactgactcttCGGAGTCTCAGGTGTCGGAGAACTTCAGTCTGGAGATCTACAGGAGGAACTTGAAGACCCGACAACTGGGGCAGACGGTGCTGTATGCAGACGTAGTTTCATCCACCATGGAGCTATTTGAAGGGTAACGCACATTCCTCTCTGTCAATTCATTAGTTGGATCATAGGACGGTGCAGAGCGCTGGTGCCTAAACATTAGAACCAGTTTTAAATCACTGCAGGGAATATTCCACGGCAGAGACAAGGCTCATCCAATAATGAACATGCTTAACACAAGTAAGAAATCACTCTTTAAACTGGCACTTGATTTAAGGAGCGCACACGTGTGCGCGCTAGTGGTGGGAGGGCAGGTGGGCTGGAACTAATTTAACGCCTGAGTGACCTCCGAGCGGCGCAGGCGAGCTGCCCCTAATAGACTCCTTTGTGTGCGTCCACATGTGAGGAAAAAGTGGCCATTGAGCAGGTCCATCAGGCAGCAGGTGGGAGCAATTAAAACTGTCATAAAGTTTGACAAATGGCTCTCGGAGCGGCGCTGAACTGATTGGAACAGACAGTGTTATCATTAAAGTTGTACAAAAACCAAAGTGGGGTGAAGGAGTGGGCTGTCCAGCCCCAAACCTCTTGCTTTTGTTTGATATCTTTGCTAATATTGCAGTTTCCAGATGTGGCTGCGCAGCACCTTTGATTAATGCTCCGACAGGACGGCTGCTTTTAACATCATTCACAGGGAGAGGAGGGGCGCATCATCCGATAGTCAGCAGGGGTTTGAGGGCTGGGTCGCTTGATATATCATGttttacaatttattattttaatgctAAGTCTGATGAGGCTCAATTACTTTATTGCTATTGTAAATAGAAGAGAACattcttttgtattttcatcAGAGCGGTCGTCTGATTGGGAACAATACCGTGGCCCCTGAGAGTTTAGTGTGTGGTGGTCTCACTCTGGTTGGACTGCAGTGTCACACACTTCGGATCACAACTTAAAttgaggaggaaaaggaaaaatgtactcaGAATCATGCCTATAATTGAGAGAAAAAGTCAGAgactgtttttattatcctcAATGAAAGGCACGTCTGGGTGGTGAGAGTGAACATCCAAATACATACACACCATCACATCGTCTCTCGGGTGTCTGGGTTGATGCTTGTATCACTGCACATGTTTACGTCATGCGACATAGCGAATACATTCTTAACAAACGCATGCAGCACACACAACGTAGACCCCGCGAAAAAAAACAGTCGCAGTCGCGAGTCAACCATCATTTcaaaattttaaaaacaaatatatcaaTGAATGGGGCAATGTGATATGCTTAGCTGGAACGCGTTGCTAGGTTACGATAAATGACGGTTTGTTTACAGATGGCTTCTACGCTTCCGCTTAGTACGATCGGTTTTACTGTGCAGCGCATGTGAGATTACTCCAGTTCAGATTAAGTGCTTGCTGCATGAGTGCGCATCACGTAAGATACATGGAGCAATAAACATTAGTCAATATAATTGTCTTATATTATGGAGTAATATTATGGAGTCATAGCTCCAGTGGATTAAATTGGGAAAATAGCACCACAGTCCTCACCTTTATCAACATCCTATtctgtatgtttttatctgGATTTTAATGAGATTATAAGAGTTGGGTGTGTTGATATGCTTTTTTTAACCAGGCCATCAGACCTTCCAGTGTTCCCAGGAATTCAACACATTACAGGCAGATGTTTTATGTGGAGAAGAGTAAAATTATTCCAAAGATTTGTACCTGGTGTAAGCAGTTGACCGTGAAGCCAATGCTCTTGTGAGAGTTTTTTATTCAACTGACGCGAGAGAGGAAGATCATAACTTTAACAACCAGCCTAACTCCTGTCATCAGAAAACTCTCATTTCATTCTAATTGCACTTTTAATGAAACCGGTCGGCATCAAAGAGGTGCGGCTGTGTCCTTTGTAATCCAGAGCGATGTCTGCGGCGAGGCTTACTTTGGGGTAAATAGGGCTTCAGGACGGCCTATTAGACACAGAGTGAATGTGTTTGGGGACTAATTGCCCTCAGGTCAGAGTCTGGGATTGGGGAGCTGATGAAAGCAGCAGCATAAGAAAGCCAGAGCTGTTATGGAGTGAGGAGACTTAAAGCAGAGACTGAATGCTATTCAGCGTGTATGTTTGCCCACAGTATTAATGCTTTGTTTGGCAGCGAGAGGCTGAAGAATGCCAGCGCTGGCACTCAGAGCGTGTTCTCACAAGGTCACACCACACTGAGGACGCTGAGATCGGCAGCCTCACACTGACAGGCTGCTGATGTCACCGTCAGCACCTTGTTTATCTCTAGAAGAGTCACTTGGTGTTTAGATGATCCATCTTCAGTCTGGGGTTGTGGTGGCTGATGGTCACGTGGGTCAACTGCACAATAAACACTCATGCATTTTAGACACATTTTTCTGAGCATTCAGTTATTAAGAAATAGCTGGCAATTGGATCAGACCTTAAGAGGCAAACATCCCTCCCCAAAATGGTCCCTGTCAGTGAGCTGAGTTGTTGGACATCTTCAAAATAATGtttgtaaatgtttaaaaagtaaaacaGGATACAATGAGAGcaaaaattggcaaaaaaagcTCTTAAAATGTGagtgaaataatgaattaattaagggggaaaactaaaataaaataaaacaaaacacatcttgtttctcctttgtttctctttttctaGCCTAAAATAAGGCAGGGATTCTGCCTGCCAAATTGTTCTCTGGGATCAATGCAGTTGTCTGAAGTCTTATTATTAACAATTACAATTGTGATAAAATAAACCTGAAAATTACTGGCACatgaaaatcatatttttaacaAGAAAATCTCAGCAAATTATTTTAGATATTCAAAAGCTACCGTCCTctgagtcacacctgtcctcctcaTGTTTTTGGTTGCTACATTCCATGGAACCTCACTGCTCATCTTCCACTTCTACTTTTTCCTGGTAGCTCCAACGTTCTTCATCCCCCCGGTTGCCAGTGCCCAGTCCTAAGGGTCAAAAGCGATGCATAGACTGTACAGTCATCTGGACTGGGCAGCGTTGTAGTCAAACAGGAGGTTCAAGGGCATGATCTCACTTTTTAATCTATGATCTTAGTGGGCAGTTTCTGAATTGATGACGGACCTCCGCAACGGCTGCAACAGAATCTGATgcttcacagccaaaactaaacatgaaagacacacctcagtgttcagggagttgcaaagttgtttttgacgtccgcccagacagcgatcagaccctttgctCACCGGcatctgtcatgtttgtgtggagtcaccCTGAACACATAGttgcctgaggtgagaagctcaccccctgtGGAGCGTTTCCAGAGACAAGGTGCACAAgtctgcggccaaaacccgacttgcttgtgttcacatctcggacttttgagctgaacccactttgtctggagacagagcGTGCAGTGTGAAACCAGTGACTGGCTCAGTAACGTACCTGCTGGTGTGATCTGGGGAGCCGTGCGTGGGGTTTGAGTCACTAATCCAAGTGGATCGTTGCTGTAAGCTTGTTTCAAATCGAGCTCTCTTGAGTGCCATTGATTAAACTTCTCAagacaaaaaagtgttttcatccCATGCTGTgcgctgctgctccacatcGATGACGCCGTGTTCTACATTATTGCATGTTGGGTTCGATCTGACTCATTTttgctgaatttttttttttttgttgttgtttttattgatgcCCATTAATGGTTTGAATCCTCAGTTCACTGGCAATTCAAAGCTGATTCTTGAGATTCAGAATCAATTCTTCATTCATCAGCTCTCTGGTCTCTTCAATCCAATTTGAGttttaaaatggattttaaaatcaattcttgTTAAAGCTCAACTTGAAGTGGCTTGCAAtagctttaaaaaataaactgggCTAACATTGAATTCATTTCCGATTCAAAATGCGTCTAAATGTCAATGTCATGGCCAATAAAGACTATAGTGTGGCTGTTTGACAGTTTTAGTGCAAGCAAAGGTAATAAATatccaaaataaatcataaaagtccaaagagaaagtgtcTGATGTGTTAGGAAGCAGGACAGATGGTCAATTGTAGGAATGACTACAAGGGATCACTCCCGTGCCTTGAGTCAGGCTCTCCTGCTGTATCACTTTTTTTGAAGGCACATCATCCTTCCATCACTTGAGAACAAGCTCCAGGTTCAGCTTCATCACATGGTCCTTTTTTGGTCGATGGTCATAGTGGCGGAGAGAAGTGTTCCTCCTCCTGAATGTTCTGCCCACGGACTAGTTCAGGCGAGTGTAAAGCCTGGTGTTGAGTCAGAGACGATTATCCAGGTGTGGAGACGCTGAAAAGCCGGACTAAGGGATTTGTCCACCTCTACCGCAGCTTCTCCTGAGAGCATAATGATTCTCTTCCTGCCGGGCTGGTCCCAACCCCAAGCCTGGAGCAACACACTTCCTACTGGCCAGACCTTAAAACCCTGGGGTCCGCCTTCTCGCCAGTGTTCTTCCATCAAAGAAAACACCGAGCCAGTGATGTAAATgttattcaaaaatatttccCCTCTTTACAGTGTTGGGTCAGGCAAGTTTTCCATGTGAAGCTGCACATATGGAAGACATTTTTGGGCACTTGGTTTCATTGACACTATATtattctgccatttttgtttttgcctttttcCCCCCTTCTCCATATTTGAATGACATTTCCGAGTGCACCAGAACCTCCCTGACAAGGGAGTTGTACTGAGTAGTGTTTTGGCCCAAATCTCTAGTAATCACTATTTGTTTAGACAAGCAATCCAATATCCTAACTGACAGTGTGTGGAATTAGAGTCTGGTTTCCTGTTAAAAGTACCAGTGACAGCACTTACATGGGGGTTCTGTGCCGGGAAAATGGATTCCTCATAACTGCTGCGAGAGGTTGGACCCTAAAAATCCAATTGGTCCAATTGACCTTGCATGCTCCACCTGTAATTATAAAAGATTGTAAGCAGATGCCTGAAGTTCCTGCACTCGCATGTGTTGGAGTGTTTGGAACGAGAAGACCAGAGGATGGTATTCTACACTATACAGGTCACTCCTGGACAGGTCCAGGCTCTGAAGTCCCATGTGGGGGTAGAGAGAGTTCAGGTTCTTATTTGGGCTCCACTCTTATTACTCCCACCTGCTGGTACCAGTTTGGTTATACATTCACGGGAAAATACTTTCTACTGTTGGGTGTTTTAATATGGGATTCCAAGTCCACCATCAAAGACCCAGTTCAGCCTACTCAAAAAAGTACGAATAAAACTAGCAAACTTTTTCTTCTGCTGACAAAAACTTGGCTGCCACCCAACAGGGGATGTTGTTTGGCTGTTTGGGGAGAGAAATAAGTATTATATTATTAACACTGCAGGTCCCATTTAGATTTTAGGCCGTACCACAAAACCCTGGAACTAGCTAGCCATAAACTAGTCTTATCAACATCCTATTCACATAAAATACACACTTAAAAATTTTCTAAATCTTACATGAGTATTTTTTGTCTCAGACctcacacatgaagataaaaattCTGGTTTTTGTGGTGCGCCCCGATAATCTCTCCAACACACATCAACATTCCGCCACTGAACAAGAAGCTTGAGCTCCATGATTGGAATCTTGCATGAAGACTTTCATCGCTATTGGAAAACACCCAGCACAACTAGGAAGTGAACGGGACGATGGTGGTTctgtgtggggttttttttgttttgtttttttaatgtagaaTGAGAGGAAACTTGTAGATAAAGAAGACAGTGGTAAATGGCAGTGAGATTTACTCCTAATTCTGAAATATCTACCCATTTGCTTCCTGGTTTCTCTGTCAGTCACATTCCGTTCCACGCCAGTTCAAGTTCAAATCTGGAGTGGTTGGCTCTCACAAAGTATTGGACACAGAACTACTTCTCTTGTAAGGCACCTCAGACCGCAGGATTATCTTAGAGCATAGCATTTACCATCCTACGTCACGAAGGGGAAAATCTGTAGACAAACACTCACATTTACGTTATCTGTGCGGTCTTCTTTAGTCCCCAATtagattcatatttcatttactAGCTACTAGCTTTCTCACAGAGACTGAACCTGGTTCAGCAATGAAATCTTGTCTTATCTTCTCTTAATAAACCTGAATTTATTCATGAAAGCTGCCTGAACTAGCCAAAAGGCTTCGACTTgtcttcaaacaaaaatatgcaGCCCAAATtcctccactctctccactATACATTTAGTAATCTGCATTTTCTCACTTAAAAAATTCACatggaaatattttttcttcatcGGTAGAAGTATTAAATGGTTGCAACATATGCAAACACAAGCCATGAAACAGGCCTTCTATGAAGCTGTTTCATGATTAGCCGCTAAATGCTAGTACTTTGTGTGGCGCTCTGTCTGGACCTCACATTTCGTGATGGCCTCAAATCGGTGTCAATAATATGATTAAATGATTCGGTTAGTTTGGGATGTTGCTCTTCTTGAGAGGTTTGAAATATAGATTTTGTTAAATGGGCAGAAAATGGTCGTTTTTAAGGACATTTTCAAGCACACAGCCTGCcagtacagacacacacacacacacacactcgcacacacacacacacagagcaaggTCACCCATTTGCTCTCTAGTAATTGAGCCAACACCTCTAACAGTGCCATTTTGGAAATGCTGATTTCTATATCAACAGGATTATGTCAATGAATGACATTTGCAGATTAGTGGCTCTCCTCTCATCGATCATGTGTTTGGTGCTGCCGACTGATCAATACAAAGCCGATTATTCACCGCCAATCCTGTTTGAGAAATCGGCATCGGCGCTTTGAATCATCTTCGGGGAGGTTTTAATCTGCAGAGTGATGGCGAGCGATGGCTCGGAGACAAATAATCTCTTAGAGGAGCGCTCTAGTCAGATACTTTTGTAAATGTAATGTTGGACACTGTGCATGGTAAGTAGCTGCGGGTTTGTGGGAACGGTCTGTTGGTTTTGGGAGGCCGAGAAGCCTCCTTTAATTAACCGTGTCTTTTTTTCGGCTGGGTTCCTGGTTgctatgtgagtgtgtgtgaaagagtgaCATGCAATCTGACAACTCAATCATCTTCTTTTCTCTGGGAGACTCAGCTGGTGGCCGCTGATCCTCCCGCCAGCTGACCCCTGAGGCTTAGCTGCCCTCTCACACCAGCAGTTTCAGGCCAGGATTTTACTTTTGGGGTTTCTTTTGCAACAGAAACCCCTTCACTCCTCCGACACTGCAGTCTGTTTTCATACATCTGACCTAAGAGGACGGAATGCCGACACCAGTGCGATTGCTGAATGAAGATGATGTCTTTGACCTCTATGTGTGACCTTTCAGAGCACTTCGGTAAAATGTTGGAGAGCAGCAGTGATTTGA is a window from the Synchiropus splendidus isolate RoL2022-P1 chromosome 17, RoL_Sspl_1.0, whole genome shotgun sequence genome containing:
- the hlcs gene encoding biotin--protein ligase → MLITLCYVYLWVRFHKCYSALIRHRLSRLKGSRRSLSFGLSPGPSSVPALVPGAPSSSSSPLEDRVFLQLGDKSVYVTEPQVCDDLNKWTLMLGSSMVGGPQMDLISFIIEATGQAVGYPKPPTTKKKVLNWSDCCLPLACSPGRPFRAVAQASVENFSRLGVAFIENRLQLDKGLMPSKIVPVLLQQSTLSRLLEKLPLQVPKITATFPQLTEKAVSCHTLSDHQLLQLPTGSPLFSAKHRKQLEERRRSDPVQKSQDQAHVSDSEDHSVGSHHHTDADGRHLHLSSCHECLELENSTILSVKYASAENIPDLPNDGSERLDSEDEALDDLVDDAEVTNCTQNNKVPNVLVYTGGCQERFERVQQVLRECINMENYIIYPLLPKQVLTDPWLDSTRLLVLAEEEPLTPNFQTRILTYLSQGGRVLGLASSLCPAGLSLEPRERQRGQVCRLSFTREDNSQLDMNVLASGRVYIRAAREGGEVELWGELRGASAHQRDMVIVRVTHGPDGGEAVVCQVHLETNPDALTLTKESFNQLKVSNHLRYEILREILTSLGLSCHQNQPPEPSPLHVLATSTKLKSNFLTWLKTHADLSGLLKLPKASLRLTTHCKLEKDPSLSDGSLPLFTDSSESQVSENFSLEIYRRNLKTRQLGQTVLYADVVSSTMELFEGLYHQLPKDISLIVVAAQQISGRGRGRNAWLSPLGCAMFTLCLQVDLKSKLGQRIPFLQHLVALSVIEAVRTLPGYEDVDLRLKWPNDIYYSNLVKLGGVLVTSTVMGSTFHMLIGCGFNVSNSNPTACINDLIEQHNAENKCNLQPLNCSQLIARTVTCLEALISTFQRDGPDGVLPTYYKRWLHSGTQVRLWSEDGQEANVVGLDHNGYLQVHNEKDGLVSVEPDGNSFDMLKNLVTVKRS